In a single window of the Microbacterium sp. SL75 genome:
- a CDS encoding UvrD-helicase domain-containing protein, whose product MVTVVLSAATIAAALGQFPPTIEQTAVIEAPLAPALVVAGAGSGKTETMAGRVVWLVANGLVRRDEVLGLTFTRKAAGELAERIQRRLQRLSEFETRGLLGALPALHEAGRLSVFAELARVEGARADAARLEVLDALAAEVGADDPGLDDGDQLLHRPTVSTYNSFADSIVREHGLRIGRDSEAAVLSESAAWLLMRRVVFTSDDPRLEERQESPRTLIDAALRIARDGVDNLVDLDELAAFPDEFARIVERPSTSARVTVYKEVADAASRVSALSLLARLAADYDREKARLGVMDFADQVAGALRIAQEHPAVVEELRARYRVVLLDEYQDTSVVQTDLLATLFGGTGVMAVGDPHQAIYAWRGASAGNLGGFPDAFAPEGGCQRFALLTSWRNSARVLDVANAVLAPLAHRAAVAVEELRSRPGAPEGVVEIAFENDLDAEADRVASWFVGVRAARAAEGRGTTGAVLFRSKKHMVRFGDALGRRGIPHRILGLGGLLTTPEVVDVVSVLRVISDPEAGSALIRLLSGPRWAVGLADLRALAQVARRLATHDVALQPLAPEVVDRLRSTPGADRASLVDALDFVTRQTDGHGWLTDITPEGRARLREAGAVFAALRRSVGAPIPELIRLIEAELRLDIELAANEARGPARIASAQLRAFVDEIRGFLAADESGSVSSLLAWLDHAEQADEFAPRTEPPEDDVVQLLTIHGSKGLEWDAVAVVRLVTDELPSLPRDTKGWLGFGILPSQFRGDSAWLPVFGWRGAQTQQELKAAIDAFVADNRARQLEEDRRLAYVAFTRARDHLMLSGSSWSGTKRPRRPSVFLDEAAEALGAELFIDEAGDDPYDGERRLLHWPLDPLGARRTAISAAVGAVTAARAATPVDADDDLELLLAERAERLRPVHTPAPTRIPASRFKDFVDDYGRAVEDLRRPMPERPYRQTRLGTLFHAWVEQRSGLVGAGVGLDDDGLWGDDEAGASAADAVELQRLRECFERSEWAALRPLEVETEIDFVTTRLDGREHVVICKLDAVYRRGERYEIVDWKTGRPPASESERRSRMLQLELYREAYHAKHGIDLDLIDVALFYVGDELVLRG is encoded by the coding sequence ATCGTGACCGTCGTGCTTTCCGCGGCAACCATCGCCGCCGCCCTCGGACAGTTCCCGCCCACGATCGAGCAGACCGCGGTGATCGAAGCGCCTCTCGCGCCCGCCCTCGTCGTCGCCGGTGCGGGTAGCGGCAAGACCGAGACCATGGCCGGTCGCGTGGTCTGGCTCGTCGCGAACGGACTGGTCCGTCGCGACGAGGTACTCGGGCTGACCTTCACCCGAAAGGCCGCGGGCGAGCTCGCCGAGCGCATCCAGCGGCGGTTGCAGCGTCTGTCGGAGTTCGAGACGCGCGGACTGCTGGGTGCTCTTCCGGCGCTGCACGAGGCGGGTCGCCTGTCGGTGTTCGCCGAACTCGCACGGGTCGAAGGGGCGCGCGCAGATGCCGCCCGTCTCGAGGTTCTCGACGCCCTCGCCGCCGAGGTCGGCGCGGACGACCCCGGCCTCGACGACGGCGACCAGCTGTTGCACCGGCCCACCGTGTCGACCTACAACAGCTTCGCCGACTCGATCGTGCGTGAGCACGGCCTGCGCATCGGCCGCGACTCCGAGGCTGCCGTGCTCTCGGAGTCCGCGGCCTGGCTGCTCATGCGCCGGGTCGTGTTCACCTCCGATGACCCGCGCCTGGAGGAACGGCAGGAGTCGCCTCGCACACTCATCGACGCGGCTCTGCGCATTGCTCGCGACGGCGTCGACAATCTCGTCGACCTCGACGAGCTCGCCGCGTTCCCCGACGAGTTCGCTCGTATCGTCGAGCGTCCGTCGACCTCGGCACGCGTCACCGTCTACAAAGAGGTGGCCGACGCCGCGTCGCGTGTGTCGGCTCTGTCGTTGCTCGCGCGCCTCGCCGCCGACTACGACCGTGAGAAGGCGCGCCTGGGCGTCATGGACTTCGCCGACCAGGTGGCGGGGGCCTTGCGCATCGCGCAGGAGCATCCCGCGGTCGTCGAGGAGCTGAGAGCGCGCTACCGTGTGGTCCTGCTCGATGAGTACCAGGACACGTCGGTCGTCCAGACCGACCTGTTGGCCACCCTGTTCGGGGGTACCGGTGTCATGGCGGTCGGCGACCCGCACCAGGCGATCTACGCGTGGCGCGGAGCGAGCGCGGGAAACCTCGGCGGCTTCCCCGATGCCTTCGCTCCGGAGGGCGGATGCCAGCGCTTCGCGCTGCTCACCAGTTGGCGCAACAGCGCCCGTGTGCTCGACGTCGCCAATGCCGTGCTCGCGCCCCTCGCCCACCGGGCGGCCGTGGCCGTTGAAGAGCTGCGGTCGCGTCCCGGCGCGCCCGAGGGTGTGGTCGAGATCGCCTTCGAGAACGATCTCGACGCCGAGGCCGACCGCGTCGCGTCGTGGTTCGTCGGCGTCCGTGCGGCGCGCGCCGCCGAGGGGCGCGGGACGACCGGCGCCGTGCTCTTCCGCAGCAAGAAGCACATGGTGCGCTTCGGTGATGCGCTCGGGCGGCGTGGCATCCCTCACCGCATCCTCGGGCTCGGCGGCCTGCTGACGACCCCGGAGGTCGTCGACGTGGTGTCGGTGCTGCGGGTCATCAGCGACCCCGAGGCGGGGTCGGCTCTGATCCGTCTGCTCTCCGGACCGCGGTGGGCGGTGGGGTTGGCCGATCTGCGCGCCCTCGCTCAAGTCGCGAGGCGGCTAGCGACACACGACGTCGCCCTGCAACCGCTCGCCCCCGAGGTCGTGGACCGCCTGCGCTCGACGCCGGGGGCCGATCGCGCGTCGCTGGTCGACGCTCTCGATTTCGTCACCCGCCAGACCGACGGCCACGGGTGGCTGACCGACATCACTCCCGAAGGCCGTGCGCGCCTCCGGGAAGCCGGTGCGGTGTTCGCAGCCCTCCGCAGGAGCGTCGGTGCCCCGATCCCCGAGCTCATCCGCCTCATCGAGGCGGAGCTGCGTCTCGACATCGAACTCGCCGCGAACGAGGCACGCGGACCTGCCCGTATCGCCTCGGCGCAGTTGCGCGCTTTCGTCGACGAGATCCGCGGGTTCCTGGCGGCGGACGAGTCCGGCTCCGTCTCGAGCCTGTTGGCGTGGCTCGATCACGCCGAGCAGGCCGACGAGTTCGCGCCGCGTACCGAGCCGCCCGAGGACGACGTCGTCCAGCTCCTCACGATCCACGGTTCGAAGGGCCTGGAGTGGGATGCCGTGGCCGTCGTGCGCCTCGTGACCGACGAATTGCCCTCGCTTCCGCGTGACACGAAGGGGTGGCTGGGTTTTGGCATCCTCCCCTCGCAGTTCCGAGGCGATTCTGCGTGGCTTCCGGTGTTCGGATGGCGCGGGGCCCAGACGCAGCAAGAGCTGAAGGCGGCGATCGACGCGTTCGTCGCCGACAACCGAGCCCGCCAGCTCGAAGAGGACCGACGCCTCGCCTACGTGGCGTTCACCCGAGCCCGCGACCACCTCATGCTCTCGGGCTCGAGTTGGTCGGGCACGAAGCGCCCTCGCCGGCCCAGCGTCTTCCTCGACGAGGCCGCTGAGGCGCTCGGGGCGGAGCTGTTCATCGACGAGGCGGGAGACGACCCCTACGACGGTGAGCGACGCCTGCTGCACTGGCCGCTCGACCCGCTCGGGGCCCGACGCACGGCGATCTCGGCCGCGGTCGGGGCCGTCACCGCTGCGCGCGCGGCGACGCCGGTCGACGCCGATGACGACCTCGAGCTGCTGCTCGCGGAGCGTGCCGAGCGGCTCCGGCCCGTGCATACGCCGGCTCCGACGCGTATCCCAGCCTCTCGTTTCAAGGATTTCGTCGACGACTACGGACGCGCGGTCGAGGATCTTCGCCGGCCCATGCCGGAGCGCCCCTATCGGCAGACGCGCCTCGGAACGCTCTTCCACGCCTGGGTCGAGCAGCGCTCCGGGCTGGTCGGAGCGGGTGTCGGGCTCGACGACGACGGTCTGTGGGGCGATGACGAAGCGGGAGCGTCCGCAGCTGATGCCGTCGAACTGCAGCGGTTGCGGGAATGCTTCGAACGCTCGGAGTGGGCCGCACTGCGGCCTCTCGAGGTCGAGACCGAGATCGACTTCGTCACGACGCGCCTCGACGGGCGCGAGCACGTCGTCATCTGCAAGCTGGATGCCGTGTACCGCCGCGGCGAGCGGTACGAGATCGTCGACTGGAAGACGGGGCGCCCACCCGCCAGCGAGTCCGAGCGTCGTTCGCGCATGCTGCAGCTCGAGCTCTATCGCGAGGCCTATCACGCCAAGCACGGTATCGACCTCGACCTGATCGACGTCGCCCTCTTTTACGTCGGCGATGAGCTGGTGCTGCGGGGGTGA
- a CDS encoding phosphotransferase: MARSPLILAASATTALPGAAFSNVSALTENAAGRFDAALARTADGREVVIRMPAGEEGAPDLAAESRALHALTAGVRALLPFAVPEVIGESGSGTQRVLIVDRIDGYRIDPAHLPKGPGYAPAIGGALAAVHALPVSIVRTDGLPVRSPEQVRDDVKRLLDRADATGRVSDDLMLRWRRALDVDELWRFESAVVLGGATSSSILLADDEDEIPHVVGILDWAGLSVGDPAVDLRWLASAPLAADDVHAGYAAAGDRSPDPLLRERARFYAELEFARWLVHGHDAGETDVVADAVALLDALADGVRGDHIVPDSRSDIDDAMALVESVPPVSAPAAVDTSMQTDAYDPEALSLYLSAERDRATAAEALAEALANAKESDADSGAIHVDRLPVPDSVEPGETEPLDLDGWEDKTPETRNDRGQAPALSGDTDATSLWSRSAVSTDPAEPAVREEGAPGTDATASDASRDSGAAHTDDEEDAARASRAALRRWGVSGDGA, translated from the coding sequence ATGGCACGCTCGCCCCTCATTTTAGCCGCGTCGGCGACGACGGCCCTGCCCGGCGCAGCCTTCTCGAACGTCAGCGCTCTGACCGAGAACGCCGCCGGCCGTTTCGATGCCGCGCTGGCCCGCACCGCCGACGGGCGCGAGGTCGTCATCCGCATGCCCGCCGGCGAAGAAGGCGCTCCCGACCTCGCCGCGGAGTCACGAGCGCTGCACGCTCTGACGGCGGGCGTTCGCGCCCTCCTCCCCTTCGCCGTGCCCGAGGTGATCGGCGAGAGCGGTTCCGGAACGCAGCGTGTCCTCATCGTCGATCGCATCGACGGATACCGCATCGACCCGGCGCACCTCCCCAAGGGCCCCGGGTACGCGCCGGCGATCGGCGGGGCGCTGGCCGCAGTCCACGCGCTCCCCGTGTCGATCGTCCGCACCGACGGATTGCCCGTGCGCTCTCCCGAGCAGGTGCGGGACGACGTCAAACGACTCCTCGACCGCGCTGACGCCACCGGTCGCGTCAGCGACGACCTCATGCTGCGGTGGCGCCGCGCCCTCGACGTCGACGAGCTGTGGCGCTTCGAGTCGGCGGTCGTCCTGGGCGGCGCGACGAGCTCGTCCATCCTCCTCGCCGACGATGAGGACGAGATCCCCCACGTGGTCGGCATCCTGGACTGGGCCGGCCTCAGCGTCGGCGATCCGGCCGTCGACCTGCGCTGGTTGGCATCCGCTCCCCTCGCCGCCGACGACGTCCACGCCGGATACGCCGCGGCCGGCGATCGCTCCCCCGACCCCCTGCTGCGCGAACGCGCGCGGTTCTACGCGGAGCTCGAATTCGCGCGCTGGCTCGTGCACGGACACGACGCCGGCGAGACCGACGTCGTCGCCGACGCCGTCGCGTTGCTCGATGCCCTGGCCGACGGCGTGCGCGGCGACCACATCGTGCCCGACTCGCGAAGCGACATCGACGACGCGATGGCCCTCGTCGAGAGCGTTCCCCCGGTCTCCGCCCCGGCCGCCGTCGACACCTCGATGCAGACCGACGCCTACGACCCCGAAGCGTTGTCGCTGTACCTGTCGGCGGAGCGCGATCGCGCCACCGCCGCTGAGGCGCTCGCCGAAGCGCTCGCGAACGCGAAAGAGTCGGATGCCGACAGCGGCGCGATCCACGTCGACCGGCTGCCCGTCCCCGACAGCGTCGAGCCCGGCGAGACCGAGCCCCTCGACCTCGACGGGTGGGAGGACAAGACTCCCGAGACCCGGAACGACCGTGGCCAGGCTCCCGCGCTGAGCGGCGACACCGACGCGACCTCGCTGTGGTCACGCTCTGCCGTGTCGACAGACCCCGCCGAGCCCGCCGTCCGCGAAGAGGGCGCACCGGGTACGGACGCAACGGCGTCCGACGCCTCGCGCGATTCCGGCGCCGCGCACACCGACGATGAAGAAGACGCCGCTCGCGCGAGCCGCGCCGCGCTGCGCCGCTGGGGCGTCTCCGGCGACGGGGCCTGA
- the nudC gene encoding NAD(+) diphosphatase, with product MPRPASSPSEVPLTVDRAGGERDDETLLERVLSEPSTLVLAIRRDAAPLRDGHLVLGSQARIGREHVQEWAFLGRTPDHTAVVLAALTAGAPDDLVPDAEWAPLRAAGGDLPDGEAELLTTAVALAGWLRDAAFCPACGSATELRHAGWSRHCPVCGREHFPRTDPAVIVLVTSATGDDRILLGANAAWGGDRYSCFAGFAEAGESLEDAVTREVGEEAGVRLRDIAYRGSQAWPYPRSLMLGFRAVVVDDAEAEADGEEIVEVRWFDREEIGAALRGEGTAMLPGPASIARRLIDDWYRGVA from the coding sequence ATGCCGCGTCCCGCGTCTTCGCCGTCCGAGGTCCCGTTGACCGTCGACCGCGCGGGCGGTGAGCGCGACGACGAGACCCTGCTCGAGCGCGTCCTGTCTGAACCGAGCACCCTGGTCCTCGCCATCCGTCGCGATGCGGCGCCGCTGCGCGACGGACACTTGGTCTTGGGCTCGCAGGCGCGGATCGGGAGAGAGCACGTCCAGGAGTGGGCGTTTCTCGGCCGCACTCCCGATCACACCGCGGTCGTCCTCGCGGCCCTGACCGCCGGCGCCCCCGACGACCTCGTTCCGGATGCCGAGTGGGCACCCCTCCGCGCGGCCGGAGGCGACCTGCCCGACGGTGAAGCCGAACTGCTCACCACCGCCGTCGCTCTGGCGGGGTGGCTGCGCGATGCCGCGTTCTGCCCGGCGTGCGGCTCGGCGACAGAGCTGCGCCACGCCGGCTGGTCGCGGCACTGTCCTGTCTGCGGGCGTGAGCACTTCCCGCGCACCGATCCGGCGGTGATCGTGCTGGTGACCTCGGCGACCGGTGACGATCGGATCCTTCTCGGCGCGAACGCCGCCTGGGGAGGTGACCGGTACTCCTGCTTCGCCGGGTTCGCCGAGGCGGGGGAGTCGCTCGAGGATGCGGTCACCCGCGAGGTCGGCGAGGAAGCCGGTGTTCGTCTCCGCGACATCGCGTACCGCGGTTCGCAGGCCTGGCCGTACCCCCGTTCGCTCATGCTGGGCTTTCGAGCGGTCGTCGTCGACGACGCTGAAGCGGAAGCCGACGGTGAGGAGATCGTCGAGGTCCGCTGGTTCGACCGCGAAGAGATCGGCGCCGCCCTTCGCGGCGAGGGCACGGCGATGCTCCCGGGCCCGGCATCCATCGCTCGTCGCTTGATCGACGACTGGTACCGGGGCGTCGCATGA
- a CDS encoding ATP-dependent helicase, with the protein MTAPLEGLDEHQLEAARALRGPVCVLAGAGTGKTRVITRRIAHGVDTGAYSPQRVMAVTFTAKAAGEMRGRLRALGVAGVSARTFHAAALAQVNFFWPTLAGDQAPSIIDNKVRMLAHAADGVGLAPDTATLRDVASAIEWRKVTLRSIEQYAADRPDGVGRLSVDQVVALQSAYEKLKDERRQMDFEDVLLTCAGMIEAEPRVAAAVREQYRHFTVDEYQDVSPLQNRLLELWLGDRRDLCVVGDASQTVYSFTGADARYLLEFERTHEDARVVRLERNYRSTAPVLAVANDLMRGRAGALELVAASEDDTPTPTVRAFDDDEDEASAVAASIRDSLARGVDPHDIAVLYRSHAQSAGLISALAKVGVAASVLGGRKFFDLPEVRQALMALRAASVAPLETGFLPTVRDVLRSVGLTDDPPEAGGALREAWEARAAILRLAEEAPHGTDLRAFTDDLQARARDQHEPTTRTVTLATLHAAKGLEWDHVYLVGFSEGLLPISYAKTFEAVDEERRLAYVGVTRAARTLSVSWARGRGRMERSPSRFLREIGSGSLRSADAAPRPAGTNRRAGAASASSARSER; encoded by the coding sequence ATGACCGCGCCGCTCGAGGGACTCGACGAGCACCAGCTCGAGGCGGCGCGTGCGCTTCGCGGTCCGGTCTGCGTTCTCGCGGGTGCGGGCACCGGCAAGACGCGCGTGATCACGCGCCGCATCGCTCACGGTGTCGACACGGGCGCCTACTCGCCGCAGCGCGTGATGGCCGTGACGTTCACCGCCAAGGCCGCGGGGGAGATGCGCGGGCGTCTGCGTGCGCTCGGGGTCGCGGGGGTCTCGGCCCGCACGTTCCACGCCGCCGCTCTCGCGCAGGTCAATTTCTTCTGGCCGACGCTCGCCGGTGATCAGGCGCCTTCGATCATCGACAACAAGGTGCGCATGCTCGCGCACGCGGCCGACGGCGTGGGACTGGCCCCCGACACCGCGACTCTGCGCGACGTCGCGTCGGCGATCGAGTGGCGCAAGGTGACTCTGCGCTCCATCGAGCAGTACGCGGCGGACCGCCCCGACGGCGTCGGTCGTCTCAGCGTCGACCAGGTCGTGGCCCTGCAGAGCGCGTACGAGAAGCTCAAGGACGAGCGCCGCCAGATGGACTTCGAAGACGTCCTGCTGACCTGCGCCGGCATGATCGAGGCCGAACCGCGGGTCGCCGCGGCCGTACGCGAGCAGTATCGGCACTTCACCGTGGATGAGTACCAGGACGTCTCGCCGCTGCAGAACCGCCTGCTCGAGCTCTGGCTGGGCGATCGTCGCGACCTGTGCGTCGTCGGTGACGCGAGCCAGACGGTGTACTCGTTCACCGGCGCCGACGCGCGGTACCTGCTCGAGTTCGAGCGCACGCATGAAGATGCGCGTGTCGTGCGTCTCGAGCGCAACTACCGCTCGACGGCTCCGGTGCTCGCCGTCGCCAACGACCTCATGAGGGGTCGCGCCGGCGCCCTCGAGCTCGTCGCGGCCAGCGAAGACGACACGCCCACGCCGACCGTGCGCGCCTTCGACGACGATGAAGACGAGGCCTCTGCGGTCGCGGCCTCGATCCGCGACTCGCTCGCGCGCGGCGTCGATCCCCACGACATCGCGGTTCTGTACCGCTCGCACGCGCAGTCCGCGGGGTTGATCTCGGCCCTCGCGAAGGTGGGTGTCGCGGCGTCCGTCCTGGGCGGCCGCAAGTTCTTCGACCTTCCCGAGGTTCGGCAGGCTCTCATGGCGCTTCGCGCCGCGTCCGTGGCGCCGCTCGAGACCGGGTTCCTTCCGACCGTCCGCGACGTGCTCCGCAGCGTCGGGCTCACCGACGACCCGCCCGAGGCGGGCGGCGCGCTCCGCGAGGCGTGGGAGGCGCGCGCCGCCATCCTGCGCCTGGCGGAGGAAGCGCCGCACGGCACCGACCTGCGCGCGTTCACCGACGATCTGCAGGCGCGTGCGCGCGATCAGCACGAGCCGACGACGCGGACGGTGACGCTCGCGACGCTGCACGCGGCGAAGGGGCTGGAGTGGGATCACGTGTACCTCGTGGGATTCAGCGAAGGGCTGCTGCCGATCTCGTACGCCAAGACCTTCGAAGCGGTCGACGAAGAGCGGCGCCTCGCGTACGTGGGCGTCACGCGGGCCGCACGAACGCTGTCCGTGAGCTGGGCACGGGGTCGAGGGCGGATGGAACGGTCCCCGTCGCGCTTTCTTCGAGAGATCGGCAGTGGCAGTCTGCGCTCGGCCGATGCAGCGCCCAGGCCCGCCGGAACGAATCGGCGCGCAGGCGCAGCGAGCGCGTCGTCTGCCCGATCGGAGCGGTGA
- a CDS encoding zinc-dependent metalloprotease, with protein sequence MRRLMSGDVSGIDPEQLSRLSGMQIDPAMLQAVMNQLQGAFAGTQEGVDWSLAERQALHIANQDGLGVTTGQRTDLDQAFTLAALWLGEATSISDLPRPPRAVTRGAWVSATLPIWQELAEPVATSIADALTAALGQQAPDDMQDMIAGAGRLMRTVGGSLFATQLGQVVGRLSTEVVGGGDVGIPVMPDGDAAILPQNFADFGRDLEIPEDQLALYLATRELAHARLFRHARWLRLHVISQVRDFAHGIRVDTDALEDLASRFDPSQPEELRGALESGALLPERSEEQTAALTRLENLLATIEGWVDVVTEDATSRLPSAARIAEAVRRRRAVGGPAEQALGSLVGLELRPRRMREAAAMWRAVTDAVGVDGRDGLWDYPDLMPSSEDIDDPAALIARLTAASRGEAAPSDAMDDALAQLLAEEADGGRRDGGSGSGSPDAGTPDDGTDAGGTREHGDGPLGGGDDGAAPGDQRPV encoded by the coding sequence ATGCGCCGTCTCATGTCCGGAGACGTCAGCGGCATCGACCCCGAGCAGCTCTCCCGTCTGTCGGGCATGCAGATCGACCCCGCCATGCTGCAGGCCGTCATGAACCAGTTGCAGGGCGCCTTCGCCGGCACGCAGGAGGGCGTCGACTGGAGCCTGGCCGAGCGCCAGGCCCTGCACATCGCCAACCAGGACGGCCTCGGCGTGACCACCGGTCAGCGCACCGATCTCGACCAGGCGTTCACCCTCGCGGCCCTGTGGCTGGGCGAGGCGACCTCGATCAGCGACCTGCCGCGTCCCCCGCGCGCCGTCACGCGCGGCGCGTGGGTGAGTGCGACCCTCCCGATCTGGCAGGAGCTCGCCGAACCCGTCGCCACGAGCATCGCCGACGCGCTCACCGCCGCCCTCGGCCAGCAGGCACCCGACGACATGCAGGACATGATCGCCGGTGCCGGTCGCCTCATGCGCACCGTGGGCGGTTCGCTCTTCGCCACGCAGCTCGGCCAGGTCGTCGGCCGGCTGTCCACCGAGGTCGTGGGTGGCGGAGATGTCGGCATCCCGGTCATGCCCGACGGCGACGCGGCGATCCTTCCGCAGAACTTCGCCGACTTCGGCCGCGACCTCGAGATCCCCGAGGATCAGCTGGCGCTGTACCTGGCCACGCGCGAGCTGGCGCACGCGCGCCTGTTCCGTCACGCGCGCTGGCTGCGCCTGCACGTGATCTCGCAGGTGCGCGACTTCGCGCACGGGATCCGCGTCGACACCGACGCCCTCGAGGACCTCGCCTCGCGCTTCGACCCCTCGCAGCCCGAAGAGCTGCGCGGCGCCCTCGAGAGCGGTGCGCTGCTGCCCGAGCGCTCCGAAGAGCAGACCGCAGCTCTCACGCGCCTCGAGAACCTGCTCGCGACGATCGAAGGCTGGGTCGACGTGGTCACCGAGGACGCGACCTCGCGCTTGCCCTCGGCCGCTCGCATCGCCGAGGCGGTTCGTCGTCGTCGCGCGGTGGGCGGGCCCGCTGAACAGGCGCTCGGCTCGCTCGTCGGCCTCGAACTGCGCCCCCGTCGCATGCGGGAAGCCGCGGCCATGTGGCGCGCCGTCACCGACGCCGTGGGCGTCGACGGTCGAGACGGGCTGTGGGACTACCCCGACCTCATGCCCTCGTCGGAAGACATCGACGACCCCGCGGCGTTGATCGCGCGACTGACCGCGGCCTCCCGCGGAGAAGCGGCTCCGTCGGACGCGATGGACGACGCCCTCGCGCAGCTGTTGGCCGAAGAGGCCGACGGTGGGCGGCGCGACGGTGGTTCGGGAAGCGGGAGCCCGGATGCCGGGACCCCGGACGACGGCACGGATGCGGGTGGGACGCGGGAGCATGGCGACGGTCCCCTCGGCGGCGGCGACGACGGAGCGGCGCCGGGAGATCAGCGGCCGGTGTGA
- a CDS encoding PDZ domain-containing protein, which translates to MTLFDENVSVVPAPRQRWRRGTVVGVWSLTIAVIVLFVMTFLPSAYVIQQPGPVYNTLGTTASADGQQVPLISVPEGDEKDSTSSGQLDLLTVQVSGNREHTPSWIELASAWFDSSRAVVPIDRIFPAGQSTEQRNSENAALMTDSQLEASAAALRELGYDVRQQIAVGTIDDSGAAKDKLQQNDVITSVDDTAVSNIDDIRAAVQKAAGQAVSVGYERDGTASTISITPRQTEVNGQTQYLLGVGLMMTFDLPVDVKIQLNDVGGPSAGMMFALGIIDKMSPGDLTGGQHIAGTGTIDADGNVGPIGGIRQKLYGARDAGATWFLAPEENCNEVVGHVPDGIRVFSTSTLKQSLTVLETIRDGGDLDALPTCTS; encoded by the coding sequence GTGACCCTGTTCGATGAGAACGTCTCCGTCGTGCCCGCCCCGCGTCAGCGGTGGCGGCGCGGCACCGTCGTGGGCGTGTGGTCTCTCACCATCGCGGTCATCGTGCTGTTCGTGATGACGTTCCTGCCCTCGGCATACGTCATCCAGCAGCCGGGCCCGGTCTACAACACCCTCGGCACCACGGCCTCCGCCGACGGCCAGCAGGTTCCGCTCATCTCGGTGCCCGAGGGCGACGAGAAGGACTCCACCAGCAGCGGTCAGCTCGACCTGCTCACCGTGCAGGTCAGCGGCAACCGCGAGCACACCCCGTCGTGGATCGAGCTGGCCTCGGCCTGGTTCGACAGCTCGCGCGCCGTCGTGCCGATCGATCGCATCTTCCCCGCGGGGCAGAGCACCGAGCAGCGCAACAGCGAGAACGCCGCCCTAATGACCGACTCTCAGCTCGAGGCGAGCGCGGCCGCTCTCCGCGAGCTCGGCTACGACGTCCGGCAGCAGATCGCGGTCGGCACGATCGACGACTCCGGCGCCGCGAAAGACAAGCTGCAGCAGAACGATGTCATCACCTCGGTCGACGACACCGCCGTCTCGAACATCGACGACATCCGCGCTGCGGTGCAGAAGGCCGCGGGTCAGGCCGTGAGCGTCGGTTACGAGCGTGACGGCACGGCATCCACGATCTCTATCACTCCCCGTCAGACCGAGGTGAACGGCCAGACGCAGTACCTGCTGGGCGTGGGGCTGATGATGACGTTCGACCTCCCCGTCGACGTGAAGATCCAGCTCAACGATGTCGGCGGCCCCAGCGCCGGCATGATGTTCGCCCTCGGGATCATCGACAAGATGTCGCCCGGCGACCTCACCGGCGGCCAGCACATCGCCGGCACCGGCACGATCGACGCCGACGGGAACGTGGGCCCGATCGGCGGCATCCGTCAGAAGCTCTACGGAGCGCGGGATGCCGGGGCCACCTGGTTCCTCGCCCCCGAGGAGAACTGCAACGAGGTCGTGGGCCACGTGCCCGACGGCATCCGAGTGTTCTCCACCTCGACCTTGAAGCAGTCGCTCACCGTGCTCGAGACCATCCGCGACGGAGGGGATCTCGACGCCCTGCCGACGTGTACTTCGTGA